A part of Gracilimonas sediminicola genomic DNA contains:
- the nrfD gene encoding NrfD/PsrC family molybdoenzyme membrane anchor subunit produces MSKYQYVPEPALVKGDHDFSSLTRLITDINLRPTPKAWYLCMIAANGLLFVMVAAIGYLIWEGTGIWGLNNPVGWGWAIINFVWWVGIGHAGTLISAILFLFRQDWRTAINRFAEAMTIFAVMCAGVFPAIHVGRIWVIYWVFPVPNSMAMWPNFNSPLLWDVFAVSTYFTVSLLFWYVGLVPDLATIRDRATDKIRKVVYGIFSLGWTGSNRHWWNYEKAYMILAGLATPLVLSVHTIVSFDFAVSMIPGWHTTIFPPYFVAGAIFSGFAMVLTLMIVARKIYGMKEIMTDDHMEKMNIVILVTGSMVGFAYMMEFFIAWYSGVEYEKAIFLLRATGPYAWAYWAMMTCNVLSPQFFWSKKLRRNVGFTFFISIVVNIGMWFERFVITVTSLANDYLPSSWDYFSPTIWDVLTYVGTFGLFFTMFLLFLRFLPMVALAEIKAVIPLADPHNYDEETKEFEAPKVEVPKPQAEKV; encoded by the coding sequence ATGAGTAAATACCAATACGTACCGGAACCCGCTCTTGTAAAAGGCGACCATGACTTTTCGAGCCTTACGAGACTGATTACCGATATAAATTTACGCCCTACTCCAAAAGCATGGTACCTATGCATGATTGCCGCAAACGGCCTGCTTTTTGTTATGGTTGCCGCCATTGGCTACCTGATCTGGGAAGGAACTGGAATTTGGGGACTTAACAATCCCGTTGGTTGGGGTTGGGCCATCATCAACTTTGTATGGTGGGTTGGTATTGGTCACGCCGGCACCTTGATTTCGGCGATTTTATTCCTCTTCCGGCAGGACTGGCGTACCGCTATTAACCGTTTTGCGGAGGCTATGACCATTTTTGCGGTAATGTGTGCCGGTGTATTCCCGGCTATTCACGTTGGTCGTATCTGGGTTATTTACTGGGTGTTCCCGGTTCCTAACTCTATGGCTATGTGGCCGAACTTCAACTCTCCCCTGCTTTGGGACGTGTTTGCGGTTTCCACCTACTTCACCGTTTCCCTGTTATTCTGGTATGTAGGACTTGTTCCTGACCTTGCAACCATTCGTGATCGTGCAACCGACAAAATCAGAAAGGTTGTGTACGGAATTTTCTCTCTGGGATGGACCGGCTCAAACCGCCACTGGTGGAATTACGAGAAAGCTTATATGATTTTGGCCGGTTTGGCTACTCCGCTGGTACTTTCGGTACACACCATTGTATCCTTTGACTTTGCCGTTTCCATGATTCCGGGATGGCACACTACCATTTTCCCTCCTTATTTTGTTGCCGGTGCTATTTTCTCCGGTTTTGCGATGGTACTTACCCTGATGATTGTTGCCCGCAAGATTTACGGAATGAAGGAAATCATGACGGATGATCACATGGAAAAAATGAATATTGTGATCCTGGTTACCGGTTCCATGGTAGGTTTTGCCTACATGATGGAGTTCTTTATCGCCTGGTACAGTGGCGTTGAATATGAAAAAGCTATTTTTCTGTTAAGAGCAACCGGTCCTTATGCTTGGGCATACTGGGCAATGATGACTTGCAATGTGTTGTCTCCTCAGTTCTTCTGGTCTAAGAAACTACGCCGCAACGTTGGCTTCACCTTCTTTATTTCTATTGTGGTGAACATCGGTATGTGGTTCGAACGATTTGTAATTACGGTAACTTCTCTGGCAAACGATTACCTGCCATCGAGCTGGGATTATTTTTCACCAACCATTTGGGACGTATTAACTTACGTTGGAACATTTGGCCTGTTTTTCACCATGTTCCTCTTGTTCCTGCGCTTCCTGCCAATGGTTGCACTCGCAGAAATTAAAGCAGTGATTCCGCTGGCTGACCCTCACAATTACGATGAGGAAACCAAGGAATTTGAAGCCCCAAAAGTAGAAGTGCCGAAACCTCAAGCTGAGAAGGTTTAA
- a CDS encoding DUF3341 domain-containing protein — translation MSTTEKNNLYGVIAEFRNPKELIDVAKTMSKSGFSKFDTFSPFPIHGMDKAMNLKKSKLGWIVLGHACIGFFGALAMMYYMAVVDYPMNISGKPLFNAPAWVPITFELTVLLSSFGAVFGMFFLNGLPKLNNPLFNVERFKKATDDGFFACIEAEDDMFDADKVKKLFEEAGATHIEEVYE, via the coding sequence ATGAGTACAACAGAAAAGAATAATTTATACGGCGTTATAGCTGAGTTCAGAAATCCCAAAGAGCTGATTGATGTTGCTAAAACAATGTCAAAATCAGGGTTTAGCAAGTTCGACACCTTTAGCCCATTCCCCATTCACGGAATGGATAAGGCTATGAACCTGAAGAAATCGAAGCTTGGATGGATTGTACTTGGTCATGCCTGTATTGGTTTTTTTGGAGCACTGGCTATGATGTATTACATGGCTGTTGTTGATTATCCGATGAATATTAGTGGTAAGCCATTATTTAATGCCCCTGCATGGGTTCCCATCACTTTTGAATTGACAGTGCTTCTGTCTTCCTTCGGAGCTGTTTTCGGGATGTTTTTCCTGAACGGACTTCCGAAACTGAATAATCCTCTGTTCAACGTTGAGCGATTTAAGAAAGCAACCGACGACGGCTTCTTTGCCTGCATTGAAGCTGAAGACGACATGTTTGATGCCGATAAGGTTAAAAAACTATTCGAAGAAGCCGGTGCTACTCACATTGAGGAAGTTTATGAATAA
- a CDS encoding c-type cytochrome: MNIKRMFKVAGVFALGVTLSACQGQLSEKPPIHPNMNMDQQPRVEAQEENNFFADGRAMRQPVDGTVARGLAKTDLAYYEGIEENGDFIDYIPVDLTKSFLYRGKERYEIYCAPCHGQTGAGDGIIMEGNYGYVPAPSYHDQRVRELSDGELYSAIYNGVRTMPSYSTLVPVEDRWAIVAYIRALQESQNINEQEIREYPVDVDAMQAAFADKQARQDSIAAASTPEDAPEPTVDMGKEVITANGCAACHNEDGTPGGIGPTWAGLFGSEGEVITADGETITVTKDEDYIRESIVAPEAAKPVDYAQGVMASYSYLADHEIESIVLYIKNLSEN; encoded by the coding sequence ATGAACATTAAAAGAATGTTTAAGGTTGCGGGCGTCTTTGCGCTCGGAGTCACTTTATCGGCCTGTCAGGGTCAGCTTTCTGAAAAGCCCCCTATTCACCCTAACATGAATATGGACCAGCAGCCGAGAGTAGAAGCACAGGAAGAAAATAACTTTTTTGCGGATGGTCGTGCCATGCGCCAGCCGGTGGACGGAACCGTTGCCCGTGGTTTGGCTAAAACAGACCTTGCCTACTACGAAGGAATTGAAGAAAACGGTGATTTTATTGATTACATCCCGGTTGACCTGACCAAATCATTCCTTTACAGAGGTAAAGAACGCTACGAAATTTATTGTGCACCCTGCCACGGACAAACCGGTGCCGGGGATGGTATTATTATGGAAGGGAATTACGGATACGTTCCGGCACCTTCATACCACGATCAAAGAGTAAGAGAATTATCTGACGGTGAGTTGTATTCCGCTATTTATAACGGCGTACGTACCATGCCTTCCTACTCCACTTTGGTTCCTGTTGAAGACCGCTGGGCTATTGTAGCTTACATTCGCGCCTTACAGGAAAGCCAGAATATCAATGAGCAGGAAATTCGGGAATATCCGGTTGATGTAGATGCTATGCAGGCTGCCTTCGCAGATAAGCAAGCCCGTCAAGATTCCATTGCTGCGGCAAGCACACCTGAAGATGCCCCTGAGCCAACGGTAGATATGGGTAAAGAAGTAATTACAGCGAATGGATGTGCTGCCTGCCACAACGAAGACGGAACACCCGGAGGCATTGGGCCAACTTGGGCCGGACTGTTTGGAAGTGAAGGTGAGGTAATAACTGCTGACGGCGAGACAATCACCGTTACCAAAGATGAAGATTACATTCGCGAGTCCATCGTTGCTCCTGAAGCTGCAAAACCTGTTGATTATGCACAGGGTGTGATGGCTTCTTACAGCTACCTCGCCGACCATGAAATTGAGTCGATCGTGCTTTACATCAAAAATCTATCTGAAAACTAA